The nucleotide sequence GGGCAGTGTCGGAGACGACGATGTGCTCGATATTGACGGGGCCGGCCCAGAGGGCGGAGGCGGCCATGACGGCGACAAGGGGGTAGGTGTAAGCGGGTTTCAAAGGGAATCTCCTAATAGCGTATTGATCTCGCGGGGACTCAGGTCGACGTTGAGAAAGAGTTTGTAGAACGCGGCGACGCGCATTTTCAGGTCGACATCGTATGCCTCCGGATGGAAGAGGGAAGCGAGCCACTGGATGCCGATGACGCGCATGAACGAGGGCGGACGGTCGACCCAGTTGAACGGCACCGTCGGCACGAGGTAGATCCGCCCCGCTTTGACGGCGCGGAGCTGTTTCCACATCGGGTCCTCCACGAGGTCGCCGTAGACCATGGCGTGCTGGACGATGATCACTTCCGGGTCATAGGCCAGCAGGGTCTCGAAGTTGATCTTCTCCAGCCCGCGCAGGTTGCTCTGGCGGCACTTATGGACGTTCTCGCCGCCGGCGAAGTTCATGGCGACGACGTGGAAGGAGGTGTCGCACTCCGTCGAGAGGCCGTCCAGCCCCTCGGCATAGTAATAGCGTGTCGGTTTGGTGCCGGCCAGCGAGGCGTTGATCTCGTCAATAACCGTGCGGGTGTAATCGGCCAGTTGCCGGCCGCGTTCGCCTGCACCGACGGCGTCGCCGACGCGCTCCATGGCGCCGGGCATCGACGCGATCTGCCTAAAAGGCACCGTCAGCGTCGGGACGCCGAGTTTTTTGATCTGGTCGGTCACGGTCTGCACAAGCATGTCATCCTCCCAGATCAGCACGAGGTCGGGGTGGGCGGCGACGAGGGTCTCGAGGTTGATGCGGCTGCCGCTGCCGTGGAACGACCCGATGACGGGCAGGGCCAGGAAGCGCTTGTCGAGGTAGGCGGGATCGGCGCCGTTGAAGGGGTTCTTGGCTTTGAAGTTGAGGCCGATCATCTTGGCGGGGTCGAGGGCATAGAGCAGGTAGTTCATCGGCGGTGATGAGCCGAAGACCCTGCTGACGGTCGCCTGGTCATCCTTCATATCGCTAAGCGCCTGGGGCACCGAGACGAGCACCGATATGAAGAGGGTAAGCAGAAGTCTGTTCATGGTGGATTCCTAAGAGTGTGAAAGTGAGAAGGTGATCGGGATCGTCAGATGGGTCAGCGATTCGAGAGAGGGAAAATCGCCGCTGAGATCCCATAGCGTTTGCAACGCTTTACGGTCCAGAACGGTACTGCCGCTGCTGCGCAAGACTTCTGCAGTAGCGACCGTACCATCGGAAGCAAGTTTGAACGAGAGCGTCACCACCCCCTCGAGCCGCAGCCTTCTTGCGGCGGCGGGGTAGGTGATGGCGGATTCGATCATGGCACGTATCCGTCCCAGCACCGTTGCGTCCGGCCCGGTTGGGTCAGCTTTTTTGTTGTTGTTTGCAAGCGGTGTAGCGCTTGACGCATTGTCTGGTGTGTGAGGAGAAGTTTCCGCGTGTGAGGCCGGAGCGACGGGCGGGGACGGAAGGGAGGCAAACGCCTCAGATAAAGACGCGTCGTCGGACGCCTTTATCTCAGGGGTTTTGTGTTGGGGAATGGGCAGCGTGACCGGGGCGGGTTTTGCGGTGACCGGCGCCGGTTTCGGTGCTGATTTCACCGCGGATTTCGGGCGTGCAGCCGGTTTGGCCGGGAGGGGTTTTGCTTGCGGGGCGGCGGCCGCTGCCGGCGACGCGGCACGCGGGGTATAGGCGGCCAGGGAGATCGCCACCGTCTGCCGTTCGGCTGCCGGTGCGGGCAGGACGGGGCGCGGCGCGTAGAGGAACGCGCCCAGCAGTGCCCCGTGCATCAGTACGGAGGCGCCCATTGCCAGCAGGCGGTGACGGTGGTCGTTTTCGTGTATCATATTTGATATAACGACAGGCGAAAGCGAATGCATCGTCTACTCCGCCGCCTTGCGCCCTGCGAGGGGTTCATAGGGGTGGCGCGTGATGGGGGTGACCGTGGTGCGGCGGTTAATCATGCGGATGGAGAGGGCTTCGATCCACTCCCAGAACTCCCGGGCGTGTTCGGCGGGCATGGCGCACTCCGCCATCGCCTTGCGGTACATCATGAGCCAGATATCGCGGGCTTTCTCGTCAACGATGAGGTGCAGGTGGCGCATCCGCAGCGCCGGGTGGCCGTGGGCATCGCTGAAGGCTTTCGCACCGCCCAGCGCCTCGATAAAGAAATCGGCGGCTTTTTCGGTGGCGGCGGCGAAGGCGTTGTCGTCAGCGGGGAACATCTCGCCCAGTACCGTCTTGCGCAGTAGAGCGTGGTGGTACCGCACGAGGGCACGGATGTTCGGTTCCCCCCAGGCGCGGTAGAGTGCATCGGAGGGGAAGGTCACCTCGGGATAGATGAAGTCGATCTTCGCATCGACCGTACGCGGGAGGGCACCGGCCCCTTCAAACGGCCGGGTGCCGCACTGGTTAAACCCCTGGATCGGCGTCCCCTCTTCGGTAAAGACGTTCATGTTCTCGCTCCATTATATTTTAAATGATATAACGATATTTCAGCCATAGATGCAGCTGATATTCCATGCAAATCGGTACATTTTGCGTTGTTTTTGGAATGATATAACGAAAATGTCTTGTTTTGTCTTAAACGGTAGGACTTTTGTCATGCGAGGGCGGCAAACCCTCCGGCCGGACAGCCGCATCGTGTCGGTACGCTTTGAAAGTACAAGGAGGCAGGGCATGTGGAGTGCCCCGGAAGCAATGGACTGTCCTGCAGGAAGGTTCTCCCGGGCGCGGGCCCGGAAGTGTGGGTGTCACGCGAAGCTGTTTTTGAAGACGGTGAACATGCCCCAGCCGAAATAGACCAGACACCACACGATCAAAATAGCGAAGGTGGAGTTGGCCAGCCTGGAGACGAGGGCGTCTTTGCTGGCATCGAAGACCCCTTCGGACTTTCCGGCTCTCCACGCCAGCGTCGCGATGAACGCGACGCCGGTGAAGCCGAGGAAGACGAAGGTGAGCAGGAACATGACGACGGAGGGCCAGTCGATGTTCATCGGGTAGTCGTAGACGGAGTAGCCCAGGTCGCCCATGATCTGGAAGCGGATCAGTTCGCGCATGCCGGAGATCAGCAGGGCGACCACGACGAGCCAGAGGGTCGTCAGGTAGCTCCGCTTGACGAAGTGGATCATCACGAGCAGGAGCAGCACGGAGACGACGATGGCAAGGGAGAGCGGGTTGAGCAGCAGCCCCTCCATAAACATCCAGACGACGAAGAGCGCGGCGCTCGCGAGCAGACCGATGGACGCGATGGTCGTGCCGAGGCTGCGGGCAAAGGCGATGTACTCCTTCGTGAAATCGTTGCGTGTGCTCAGGAAATCGCTGTAGTTCTGCAGGAAAATGCCGACGACGGGGGCACTGAGCGAGACCATAAAGAGCAGCCGGACCGGATGCATGTGGAAGCTGAGTCCGGAGGTGTCGACCGTGCCGCCCGGCGCATACCACCCCATCCACTCGTTGGGCTGGATGGACTCGACGGAGAAGACGTGCATCAGTACCCCGGCAAAGACGATAAACGCAAAGCTGACCAGGCCGATCAGCTTGCCGTCGCCCTTTTTATTGGCGTAATAGAACCAGTAGAAGAGCATATAGCCGACGATCAGCGCGTAGATGAACGTGAAGACCCAGATGCCCGATAGCGCGTTGGTCACGTACCAGTTGGGGTCATAGATGACCTGCGTAAAGAGCAGCGGCGCGATGCCGAGCAGGATCGCCAGCGAGATGCTGATCTTTCCGGTCTGGATCATGTGTCCCGTCAGGAGCTTCCAGTCAGCACTTTGCTTCTGTTTGCCGTGGCCGGCGAGCGAAAGCGTGATGCTGCCGATGGCGAGCAGGACGAAAGCGGCGTGCAGCGCCCACGTCAGGACGTAGAGCGCCTGAAAGACGACGGGGTAGAACGGGACCCCCGCGGGGTCGCGGAGGGTATTTAACAGTGTAGCATCCATAGGCATCTCCTTAGTTGATTTGGGTCGCTATCCAGGCGGCCATGGCGTCGAACTCGGCGTCGGGGAGGTCGATTCTGGGCATATAGGGGATGGCCCCCGTCGCCAGCGAGCCCTGCATGAAGGCTTTGATCGTCTCTTTGTCCTGGCCGGCAAACCGAAGCATGAGCGGGCGGAACTTGGCACCCGGCTCCAGTGCGTGGCAGTTGGAACAGGCGAGCTTGGTCAGCAGCTGGCCCGCTTCGAGCCGATTCTCCGGGGTGATCGTGCGCAGCCGGTCGGGGATCCAGGGATTGACCCTCAAAAGCCCTCTGTCGGCGATAACCTCCACTTCACTTTTGATCCCTTTGCCCGGGACGTCCCGGCTGATGATCTGGTTGCTGTAGATATAACGTCCGGCGACGTAGGGTTTGCGCAGGCTCTCACGCAGCTTTTCGCCCGGCCAGAGGCCGACAACGGCGATAACAAAGAGCATGACGATCGCCAGCGAGCGGCGGATATACTGCGGTTTGAAGATCGCGAGGAGGAAATAGAGCGCGAAGGCCAGGATGAGGATGATTCGCGTCGTCAGGATGGACGGGAGGTAGATCCCCAGCAGGATGTCCGCGCTCTCGGGCAGCGTCTTGATGTACCACATAAAGAAGAAGAGCACCAGGAAGCCGCCGAGGAGGCTGACGTAGCCCATTTTGCGGGTCAGCTCGTACGAGACCTCCTTGTTCTTCATTGCGCTGGAGATGATCAGTCCGATGACACCGGCCATCATGATCATGAAGCCGATACGCAGGAACATGTGCGGGAAGGTGTTGACCCCGAAGAAGGCGTCGCTGGCCGATCCCGTCTGGTAGAAGGCGTCGTTGCCCGGCCACATCATGAAGCTGATGATCCCGATGATGAGCATCAGGGTGCCGACGGAGGCCAGTGCGAAGGTGTAGGTCAGCTTCAGGTGTGTTTTGCGGTCGATTTTATCGATGAAGTAGACCAGCGCGAAGACGCCGATGACCTCATAGATGAAGAAGACCCACTCTGTAGCCCAGACCCAGACGAAGTTGTGGATCAGTGCGCTGATTCCCCGCGGGCTGGCCGCCGTGGCCGTATACCAGATCCCCGGACCCGTGATGGAACCGATGACGTAGGAAAAGATCAGCAGGAACATGCCGTACTTCTTCATATAGTCATAGAGGTCGGTGCGGTTCTCCTTGTACGCCTTGTGCGCCAGGAAGGCAAAAAGCAGTGCGGCACCGACGGAGGTGTGCGAAGCCAGAATATGAATGGTTCCGGTGATTCCCATCAACCAGGCAGAGCCGATATCAGGAAAATAGAAAAGTGGAAACATGCCAATGAAATCCATCCGTTTCTCCTCAAACAGATAATCCCGGCAGGGGAAAAAGCCCCTCCGGGATGATTCCATAGGTAGCACTCGGGTGGGCTGGCCGCCCAAAATGCGCCTATTGGAAAAAACAACATTTGATTCGTCATAGGGATATGGCACAATAAAATGTTGTAACACAACACAAACATACCCGTCTGTCATCGCCAAATTGTCGACGGGTATGCTTCTTCATCCGGTTAAAACTGCTTCCTCATTTAAAACAATTCTGAAATATGGGAAACGGAAAATAATAATCAACTGATATTAATTTTGTGTTAAGGGCTGTTCCGAAACGAACGGTAAGGGGATAAGAGGGTGTGCGGGGCGCCGTGCAGCCGGTTCAGGCCCCGATGATGATGTGGTTCTTTGCGACGGTCGCGTAGGCAACCATCGCCGTTTCCAGGGCGTCGCTGGCGTCGAGGTCCGTGACACCGATCAGTTTGGACCCCCCTTCGAGCTGGAGGGTGATCTCCGCGTTTTCGCTGCTGCGCTGCAGGGAAGTGATCTTTCCCTTCAGGATATTGACATCGTCGGAGGCTTCCGGTGCCGTGGCACTGATGGCGACGTCGCTGGATTTGATGATGGCGTAGGCGTCGCACCCCTCTTCCAGGCCCATATTGCGCACCGACGTCGAGGTGATGACGGAATAGAGGGTGTCGCCGCCGGGAAGCTGCAGGCGCAGTTCGGAACGCAGGGCGTGGGGCGTGATGCTTCCGACGCTGCAGGCGATCTGGTTGCGCGCGCTCGTCGTGAGGAAGGTACGCGAGAGGATGCGGGCGAGCCGTTCGGGGTCATCCCCCGCTTCGGCGAAGCGGTTGATGAATTCGCGGTGCAGCTCCGCGAAGCGCTTGTAGGTGGCGATGAGTTCATACGCATGGGCGGTGAGGACCGTCCCGCCGCCGCCGCGCCCGCCGGTGGTCTTTTCGATGATGGGGCGGTCGGCGATGTCGTTCATGGCATTGACCCGCTCCCATGCCGCCTTGTAGCTCATCTTCATCGCCTTCGCCGCGGCGTGGATGGAGCCGGTCTGGGCGATCTTCTCGAGGAGTTCGATGCGACCGTTGCCCAGAAAGTTCCTGCCGTCTTTTCGCAGCCAGAAGCGCCCGTCTATCTGCATGGGATGCCTTTGGTAGAGGTCACAGGGAGGGGAATCGGCGGCATGGGGTTCCTTGGCGAATGATTTGAGGGGCTTATTATAACAGACGCTAACGCGTGGTTTGTTCAGGCGGCAGGGTGCAGGTGAAGGTGACGCGGTTTTCGGCCTGGGTGACGGCGATGGCGATCCGCTCCTCGTCGCAGAGTTTTTTGACGATGTGCAGGCCTATTCCGATGCCGCGTTCGCTCTCCTTGTAGAAACGGTCAAAGAGGTTGCGGGGCGAACGGATGGGTACCGCGGCGGTATTGGTGATGCTGAAGGTGCCCCCCGAGAGCGCCAGCGTCACCTCCCCCTCCTTGATGTTGTATTTGCAGGCGTTGGAGAGCAGGTTGTCGACGATCCGCGTCAGGGCGTCGGGGTTGGCGGTCAGCGTCGTCGGTGCGAGGTCGGCGTGAAAGGCGAGCGCGGGATAGAGGCTTTCGAAAAAGGCCAGCCGCTCCGCCACGAGGGTGTCGAGCCGGAAGGTGTCGCGCTGCTGCGGCAGGCCGCCCTGGTACTCCTGGAGGTTGCGGTAGAGCATGCCGATCAGTTTGGCGCTTTTCTCGATGCGCCGGACGGCTTTGTCCTCACGGCTCAGCATCGAGGTGTTGATGAGAATAGCGCTGACGGGGGTGTTGAGATCGTGGATGATATCTTTGATGAAGCGGTCGGTCAGCTCCAGGGCACTGCGCAGCGGGCGGAGGGTATAGCGGGCGAACCCGAGCGCCATGACGCCGACGACGGCGGAGAGCAGCAGCATGAAAAGGAGGTAGCGGCCCAGCAGCGCCCGGGTCTGCTCCCTGAAGTCCGCTCTGGGGTAGTAGATCTTGAGCAGATAGCGCTGGTTGGCGGGGAGCGGGAAGAGAGCGTAGAGCGTCTGGCCGTCCTCGCGCAGCTCCAGCAGGGGCGCTTCCGTCTGCAAGGGGACGAAATCGAGGGAGAACTTCTCCCCCTCGAAGTTGAAGTTGAAGTTTTTCATCTCCAGGAATAGCTGCTGTTTGAGGCTGCCGACGTCCTCGCGGTAGTTGTGATAGAGCAGGAAACCGATCAGGATCTCGATGGTAACGAAGTAGAGCGCGAGGCTCTTGAAGAAGGATTCTCTTTCAGAGGCTTTCAAGACGGTACCCCACGCCTCGGACGTTGGTGATGTCGATGCCCAGCTGCTGTTTGAGGCGGCTGATGTGGAAGCGCAGCGCCTGGTCGGTGGGCTGTTCCAGCAGCTCCAGCAGTTCGCCCTTGTCGATGGTCTGGCCGACGTTGGTGATAAGCAGGCGGAAGATCGCCGTGCGGATCTCCCCGAGATCGACGCTGCGGTTGTTTTTGTTTACCCGCCCGTCGGCCGGGTTGAAGATGATCTCGCCGTAGCGGAGCTGGCGCTCCAGCTGGTGGGTGCGCGCCCTGATGCGCAGCAGAAGCTCGTCGATGTCGAAGGGCTTTTTGAGGTAATCCTCCGCGCCCGCGGCGAACCCTTTGGTCATCGAGTCGATGTCGCGCAGGGCGGAGATGAAAATGGCCGGGGTGCGGTCCTCGGCGTCGCGCAGGGCACCCAGGAGGTCGAAACCGTTGAGCAGGGGGACGTTGATATCGAAGAGATAGAGGTCGAAGGGGGTGTCAAAAGCCGTGTCGGCGGCGGCCTCCCCGTCGGTGACCCAGACGGTTTCATGGCCGTGCCGCTGCAGCAGGTCCTGCAGGGACTCCCCCAGGACCGGATCGTCTTCGAGCAGCAGAATCCGTGCCATTCTCTCTCCTAGAAACGGGCGAAAATCATGATGCCGGCCGCATGGTCGCTGGCCGAATCGCTCAGCCCCAGGCTGTAATTCACCTTTAACGAGAGTGTATCATAAAGCGGGAAGATCCCCAGCACGGAGACGGAGCTCAGGTCCGGGCTCTCCGGGATATACGACTCCGAATAATCATACGAGAAGCTCAGGCTGCTTGTCGGCGTGGGGTAGAAGGTGACGCCGGCGGAGCCGAAAGCGATGTCCGGGTACTCGGTGGTACTGCTGTCACCCGTAACGGTGTAGCCGTACTGTGCGAAAACGTCCAGCGCCGCAAAACGGTAGAGGCCTACAACGGAGCCGCCCCAGTCGTTCTCGCCGGTTCCC is from Sulfurimonas sp. HSL-1656 and encodes:
- a CDS encoding globin is translated as MNVFTEEGTPIQGFNQCGTRPFEGAGALPRTVDAKIDFIYPEVTFPSDALYRAWGEPNIRALVRYHHALLRKTVLGEMFPADDNAFAAATEKAADFFIEALGGAKAFSDAHGHPALRMRHLHLIVDEKARDIWLMMYRKAMAECAMPAEHAREFWEWIEALSIRMINRRTTVTPITRHPYEPLAGRKAAE
- a CDS encoding energy transducer TonB, translating into MIHENDHRHRLLAMGASVLMHGALLGAFLYAPRPVLPAPAAERQTVAISLAAYTPRAASPAAAAAPQAKPLPAKPAARPKSAVKSAPKPAPVTAKPAPVTLPIPQHKTPEIKASDDASLSEAFASLPSPPVAPASHAETSPHTPDNASSATPLANNNKKADPTGPDATVLGRIRAMIESAITYPAAARRLRLEGVVTLSFKLASDGTVATAEVLRSSGSTVLDRKALQTLWDLSGDFPSLESLTHLTIPITFSLSHS
- a CDS encoding ABC transporter substrate-binding protein, whose protein sequence is MNRLLLTLFISVLVSVPQALSDMKDDQATVSRVFGSSPPMNYLLYALDPAKMIGLNFKAKNPFNGADPAYLDKRFLALPVIGSFHGSGSRINLETLVAAHPDLVLIWEDDMLVQTVTDQIKKLGVPTLTVPFRQIASMPGAMERVGDAVGAGERGRQLADYTRTVIDEINASLAGTKPTRYYYAEGLDGLSTECDTSFHVVAMNFAGGENVHKCRQSNLRGLEKINFETLLAYDPEVIIVQHAMVYGDLVEDPMWKQLRAVKAGRIYLVPTVPFNWVDRPPSFMRVIGIQWLASLFHPEAYDVDLKMRVAAFYKLFLNVDLSPREINTLLGDSL
- a CDS encoding TOBE domain-containing protein, with product MQIDGRFWLRKDGRNFLGNGRIELLEKIAQTGSIHAAAKAMKMSYKAAWERVNAMNDIADRPIIEKTTGGRGGGGTVLTAHAYELIATYKRFAELHREFINRFAEAGDDPERLARILSRTFLTTSARNQIACSVGSITPHALRSELRLQLPGGDTLYSVITSTSVRNMGLEEGCDAYAIIKSSDVAISATAPEASDDVNILKGKITSLQRSSENAEITLQLEGGSKLIGVTDLDASDALETAMVAYATVAKNHIIIGA
- a CDS encoding cytochrome c, with amino-acid sequence MDFIGMFPLFYFPDIGSAWLMGITGTIHILASHTSVGAALLFAFLAHKAYKENRTDLYDYMKKYGMFLLIFSYVIGSITGPGIWYTATAASPRGISALIHNFVWVWATEWVFFIYEVIGVFALVYFIDKIDRKTHLKLTYTFALASVGTLMLIIGIISFMMWPGNDAFYQTGSASDAFFGVNTFPHMFLRIGFMIMMAGVIGLIISSAMKNKEVSYELTRKMGYVSLLGGFLVLFFFMWYIKTLPESADILLGIYLPSILTTRIILILAFALYFLLAIFKPQYIRRSLAIVMLFVIAVVGLWPGEKLRESLRKPYVAGRYIYSNQIISRDVPGKGIKSEVEVIADRGLLRVNPWIPDRLRTITPENRLEAGQLLTKLACSNCHALEPGAKFRPLMLRFAGQDKETIKAFMQGSLATGAIPYMPRIDLPDAEFDAMAAWIATQIN
- a CDS encoding response regulator transcription factor, producing MARILLLEDDPVLGESLQDLLQRHGHETVWVTDGEAAADTAFDTPFDLYLFDINVPLLNGFDLLGALRDAEDRTPAIFISALRDIDSMTKGFAAGAEDYLKKPFDIDELLLRIRARTHQLERQLRYGEIIFNPADGRVNKNNRSVDLGEIRTAIFRLLITNVGQTIDKGELLELLEQPTDQALRFHISRLKQQLGIDITNVRGVGYRLESL
- a CDS encoding HAMP domain-containing sensor histidine kinase, producing MKASERESFFKSLALYFVTIEILIGFLLYHNYREDVGSLKQQLFLEMKNFNFNFEGEKFSLDFVPLQTEAPLLELREDGQTLYALFPLPANQRYLLKIYYPRADFREQTRALLGRYLLFMLLLSAVVGVMALGFARYTLRPLRSALELTDRFIKDIIHDLNTPVSAILINTSMLSREDKAVRRIEKSAKLIGMLYRNLQEYQGGLPQQRDTFRLDTLVAERLAFFESLYPALAFHADLAPTTLTANPDALTRIVDNLLSNACKYNIKEGEVTLALSGGTFSITNTAAVPIRSPRNLFDRFYKESERGIGIGLHIVKKLCDEERIAIAVTQAENRVTFTCTLPPEQTTR